The bacterium genome segment TGCATCCGCAGGAAGACTTCCTGGGTCACGTCGTCGGCCTCGGCGGCATCCCGCATCCGCGATTGCACATAGCGGAGGACCCGCGGGCGGTAGCGATCATGCAGGGCCTGGAAAGCGGTCTCATCGCCTGCCAGGGCGTCTCTCACCAGATCCAGATCGTCGATCGCTGCGTCCATGTCGCCATCCTCCCTTCGAGCACTGGATTCACGACCCAATACGCGGCGAAGCGGAAGAACGTCGCAGGCGAGGACGATTTTTTTCGATCAGAGGCGGGGGAGAAGGCGGGGCCCGAGCAGCGCCCCAGCGATCGCAACCAGCACCCCGGGGCCGAGATGGGCCATGAGGGCGTGGGCCGGATCGTACATGCAAGCCCACTGCATCAGCAGGGCCGGCACGGATCCGGCGGCGGCCCCCAGGCATAGACCCGCCAGACGCCGATCGAGTACGGCTCGGCGCCGAAGGGCCCAGAAGCCTGCACCCAGGGGGACGAGGGAAAACAGCAGGGTCTGAACGTCACAACCAGCTCGCATCCCGACACTCGACGGCGTCAGCGCGGGAGCGAACAAGCCGACGGCAAGCAGACTCGCCCAGCCCACAGCCAGGGCCACAATGGCCCAAAGGGCACCCCGCGAGCGACCGCCAGGGGTTGCCAGCGAGAACGCAGCTGCAATCGCGGCAACCCCCAACACCAGGCCCAACGCGGATTCCAGGGCGAATCGCGGCGCCAGGGCGAGTTGTTGCGCAAATCCCGGACGGAACGGCCCGGTGAGCCAGATGAGCGCCACGGCGACGCACCAGGCCGCTGCGAGCCAGATTGCGATGGCGGCTCCCTCCCGGAGCGGCCGGCGGACGGCCTCGAGATCGGCACTCAGCTCATCGATCAGACCGGGGCCCCGCGGCGCAGTCATAGCGGCTCCTCTTCGATCCACCGTCGAAGCTCGCGCATCGCCCGATGGACCCGCGAGCGCATTGCGGTGGTGCTGATCGCAGCCTGACGGGCGGCATCCTCGACCGTTCGTCCCTCGAGCTTGGTCAACACGATGGCCTCCCGAAAGGGATCCGGCAGCCG includes the following:
- a CDS encoding DUF1109 domain-containing protein, which codes for MTAPRGPGLIDELSADLEAVRRPLREGAAIAIWLAAAWCVAVALIWLTGPFRPGFAQQLALAPRFALESALGLVLGVAAIAAAFSLATPGGRSRGALWAIVALAVGWASLLAVGLFAPALTPSSVGMRAGCDVQTLLFSLVPLGAGFWALRRRAVLDRRLAGLCLGAAAGSVPALLMQWACMYDPAHALMAHLGPGVLVAIAGALLGPRLLPRL